In the Candidatus Omnitrophota bacterium genome, one interval contains:
- a CDS encoding 6-phosphofructokinase, translating into MKIGILTGGGDCPGLNSVIRAVVRKAINDGQEVIGLRYGWKGLLEKDTVPLDLRSVSGILPKGGTILGTSRTNPYKKENGVKIAKENFKALGLDALVAIGGEDTLGVASKLSEEGFKIVGVPKTIDNDLGATDFTFGFDTAINIVMECIDRLHTTAESHNRIMVVEVMGRHAGWIAAYSGIAGGADYILIPEIPIDIQEVCSSIQKRHERGKNFSIVVVSEGAFFKEENLCLQEKKLDEFGHVRLGGIGHTLGKMIEDKTGYETRVTVLGHIQRGGSPSAFDRVLGTRFGIKAYDLVKSGKFGRMASLKGNQVVDVALKDAITKLKTLNLDLYEIASIFF; encoded by the coding sequence ATGAAAATAGGTATTCTTACCGGTGGTGGCGACTGCCCAGGTTTAAACTCAGTAATACGCGCCGTGGTACGTAAAGCGATTAATGATGGCCAAGAAGTTATCGGCCTGCGCTATGGCTGGAAAGGCCTTCTTGAAAAAGATACCGTACCTTTAGATTTAAGGTCAGTATCAGGAATTCTTCCCAAGGGAGGAACCATTCTTGGCACCTCACGGACAAATCCCTATAAAAAAGAAAATGGCGTTAAAATAGCAAAGGAAAACTTTAAAGCCTTGGGCTTGGATGCGCTAGTAGCTATTGGTGGTGAAGATACGTTAGGAGTAGCCTCAAAATTATCTGAAGAGGGCTTTAAAATCGTCGGAGTGCCTAAGACTATTGATAATGATCTTGGGGCGACTGACTTTACTTTTGGTTTTGACACAGCAATTAATATCGTAATGGAGTGTATCGATCGTTTACATACAACAGCCGAATCTCACAATCGAATTATGGTCGTTGAGGTCATGGGTAGACATGCTGGTTGGATTGCTGCCTATTCAGGGATAGCTGGAGGAGCTGATTATATACTTATTCCGGAAATACCAATTGACATTCAAGAAGTTTGCTCTTCGATACAAAAACGCCATGAAAGAGGAAAAAATTTTAGTATCGTGGTTGTTTCAGAAGGAGCTTTTTTCAAAGAAGAGAATTTATGCTTGCAGGAAAAGAAATTGGACGAATTCGGTCATGTACGCCTAGGTGGCATTGGCCACACCCTTGGCAAAATGATTGAAGACAAAACAGGCTATGAAACTCGAGTTACAGTTTTAGGTCACATTCAACGCGGCGGCTCTCCGTCAGCCTTTGATAGAGTTTTGGGCACCCGGTTTGGAATTAAAGCCTATGATTTAGTAAAGAGTGGCAAGTTTGGACGAATGGCCAGCTTAAAGGGAAATCAAGTTGTAGATGTCGCATTAAAAGACGCGATAACTAAGCTGAAAACTTTAAACCTTGATCTTTATGAGATAGCCTCAATATTCTTTTAG
- a CDS encoding D-sedoheptulose 7-phosphate isomerase has translation MNKIITESLNQHREAVAFLESNCQLLEKIAGIFIETLKQKGKVIFMGNGGSAADAQHLAAELIGRFKLNRAPLAALALSTNTSTITAVGNDFGFKEVFARQVEALTEARDCIVGISTSGKSENVIIAIKKAKEIGAKTIGFLGKDGGDLAKIVDLPLIVSVNDTPRIQEMHLLAGHIICEIVEKELC, from the coding sequence ATGAATAAAATAATTACTGAGTCTTTGAATCAACATAGAGAGGCAGTAGCTTTCCTTGAAAGTAACTGCCAACTTCTTGAAAAGATAGCTGGAATTTTTATTGAAACCTTAAAACAAAAAGGTAAGGTTATTTTCATGGGCAATGGTGGTAGTGCTGCCGATGCTCAACATCTTGCGGCTGAACTGATCGGAAGATTTAAGCTTAACCGGGCACCTCTAGCAGCATTAGCTCTTTCCACCAATACTTCGACCATCACAGCGGTCGGTAATGATTTTGGATTCAAAGAAGTGTTTGCTCGCCAGGTTGAAGCTTTGACTGAGGCCCGTGATTGTATTGTTGGCATTTCGACTTCGGGAAAGTCGGAAAACGTCATTATCGCAATCAAAAAAGCAAAAGAGATCGGAGCTAAAACAATAGGATTTTTAGGTAAGGACGGTGGAGATCTAGCTAAAATTGTTGATTTACCTCTAATAGTTTCAGTGAACGATACTCCGCGGATACAAGAGATGCATCTTTTGGCCGGACACATCATTTGTGAAATAGTTGAAAAAGAACTTTGTTAA
- a CDS encoding adenylyltransferase/cytidyltransferase family protein, whose product MAKTQTLIKLKAIARDLRKKGKRLVFTNGCFDLLHPGHIKVLKEAKQKGDILIVAVNSDSSIKKIKGPSRPILKEKARIKLLEHIDLIDYIIIFKTPTPYSLIKALKPDVLVKGGDWQKKDIVGSDLVGQVHRVKLSPRHSTTAIIKIIKERS is encoded by the coding sequence ATGGCTAAAACACAAACTTTAATTAAGCTAAAAGCGATTGCTCGCGACTTAAGAAAAAAGGGCAAGCGACTAGTTTTTACTAATGGTTGTTTTGACCTACTTCATCCCGGTCACATCAAAGTACTGAAAGAAGCTAAACAAAAAGGCGATATCCTAATTGTTGCTGTAAATAGTGATTCTTCAATTAAAAAAATTAAAGGTCCGAGTCGACCAATTCTAAAAGAAAAAGCACGAATAAAACTTCTTGAACACATCGACCTCATTGACTATATCATTATTTTTAAAACCCCAACCCCATATAGTCTAATTAAAGCGCTGAAGCCCGATGTCTTAGTTAAAGGCGGAGACTGGCAAAAAAAAGATATTGTCGGTAGCGATCTTGTTGGTCAGGTTCATCGAGTAAAACTCTCGCCAAGGCATTCAACCACGGCCATTATCAAAATTATCAAGGAGCGGAGTTGA
- a CDS encoding thiamine-phosphate pyrophosphorylase → MKKNLLRVVDVNFNRSKEGLRVIEDIFRFVFEDNSSRRKVRTLRHALDAIAQDRLLKEAILNRDSNRDIGKKIDNLETKRSDAKDILYINFQRVKESLRVLEEFFKILLPNRVSEIKKLRYKVYTLEKDTRKKYK, encoded by the coding sequence TTGAAAAAAAATCTCTTGCGAGTGGTTGATGTGAATTTTAATCGCTCTAAAGAAGGCTTACGTGTCATTGAGGATATTTTTCGCTTTGTGTTCGAGGACAATTCTTCTAGACGTAAGGTGAGAACCTTGCGCCATGCATTAGATGCGATTGCTCAAGATAGACTTTTAAAAGAAGCGATTTTGAATCGAGATTCTAATCGAGATATTGGAAAAAAAATTGACAACCTTGAAACAAAACGTTCAGACGCCAAAGATATACTTTATATTAATTTTCAGCGCGTAAAAGAGTCTTTACGTGTTCTTGAAGAATTTTTTAAAATTTTGCTTCCGAATAGAGTTTCCGAAATTAAAAAGTTACGCTATAAAGTATATACTTTAGAAAAAGATACTCGCAAAAAATACAAATAA